Genomic window (Candidatus Binataceae bacterium):
CTTCCAGCGCGATTCCGTATGGTATGACGCGCACCCGCGAGCGTCGGCTACTAAGCACCGGCGAGCTTTCCAGATAATCGGGTGAGGTCGCGATAATTGCGCTGGCGCGCGCCAACACGGTGTTGATTAGTGGGCGCATCATGGTGTCGAGCAGCCGCTGGCGTACCACATCGCTATGCCAAGTCACGATCAGAGGCGTGCTGATGCGTGCGGCCAGATAACCCCAGGCGGCCATCGGATTAGGGAAATGAAGGTGGACAAGGTCCGGCCGCGCCGCTCGAATCGCCCGAGCCATCCCAGGACAGACCGGGGTTGCCGCCAGGGTTAGCGGGGTAGCCAAGCGATCGACTTGAAGGCCACCGAAGAAATCGGTTTGCATGCTTAACCGGCCGCCACCTGCCACCATCACGCGCACCTCGCACGAGCGCGCCAGGCCGAAGCTGAGCAATTCAAGGTGGGTTTCGATACCGCCTCGATGGGGAGCGAAATACTTGCCGAGCTGGAGCACCCGGCGCGCGGCATTCTGAGGCGCCATCAGCTCGCCGCTCGCAGCGCCGCGATCCCATGGCGCAAGGCGAAGCGATCCTCGTATAGGGCGCGGCCGGCCGCGCCCAAGTGCCGGCGCCAGGCGCAATCTTTCATCACGCGCTCGACCAGAGGAACCAAGCGGGCGGGCTCCTCGACCGGCGCCAGGGCCACGGCGCCGTGATCGTTCCACCAGGCCTCGGTGAGATGGCCAATGGTGCTGACCACGGGCAGGCCGTGATTTAACGCCGCCAACAACGTGGTGCGCCGGCCAGTGACACCGTCGGGATAGGGCTGCAACATCAGGTCGCAGGCCTGCAGATGGAGAGAAAGCTCACGCTCACCGAGGTCGCCGCTCGCGTGCACGCGGTTGGCCCCGGCGGGCGACCGGGCTATGAGTGCGCCGCGCGCCCGGTCGCCGCCGATACCTAGCAAGAGAATGCGGCAGGGTTGCTGCTCGAGGAGCCGCGCCAGAACTGGAATGAGAAGATCGGTGATGGGTGGATCGTAGGTACCGAAGTGGCCCACGAGGAGACCCTCGCCGCCGCCCAGTTGCTGCCGGATTGCCGCAACCGCTGGCGGGTCGTCCAGAAAGGGAATATTGCTGCAAACGGGGAAAAGCTCGATCTGCCTGCGATCGGTTATCAGCGTGCGCAAAATCGAATCCCATGCCGGAATTGTCACCATTATGCGCGTTGCCGCGCGGGCCACGGTGGCTGCCATCGCGCGGGTCACATGGTGCAGGATGCGATGGCGCAGCGGTTGTCCAAAAATTCGCGGGAATACAACTTCGTGGAAAATCACTGTCAAATCGTGATGGCCGAGCCCAGCGAGCCAACGGCAGAACGGCCAATTCATCGCTTTCCAGCCATAAGCGTGAGGTGTGTACTGAACCAATATCCGGTCGTTGCGCGCCGCGCGCAAAACCGGACCTAGCTGACGCAGGGCGCGGGGACCAAAATGGCCTGGCAAATTATGGACAGTGATCCCGCGCTCCAAGCTGCCAGTCTCATCACCGGCCGGCTTCCAAACCTCGACCCGATCACCAGCCTGAGCCAGTCCCATGGCTAGCTGCGCACTGTTGGCCGCCACGCCGGTGTGCAGCGGCGAATAAGTTCCGGTGATCAGATGCCAGCGCAAAGCTGAAATTTCCAAGCAAGTAACGGCCGATCCAACAGATCTAGGTCAGGAGTCGGCGCTACGATTGTGCAATCCCTTTGCCAAGCCTGCGCGTTTGCAAATAGCCGCGCGCCGGCCAAATAATCTGGTCGCAAGGAGAACAGGCATGAAGCTGTACAACCATTCGATGGCGCCCAATCCCCGCCGGGTGCGGATGTTCGCAGCGGAAAAAGGGATCAAGCTGGAGCAGGAGGAGGTCGATATTTTCGCCGGCCATAACCGCACTCCCCAATTTCTCGCCAAGAACCCTTCGGGCGGGTTGCCGGTGCTGGAACTGGACGACGGCGCTCATTTGGCCGAAACCGTGGCCATCTCCCGCTACCTGGAAAGCCTTTATCCCGAGCCCAATCTTTTTGGGCGCGACGCACGCGAGCAGGCTTTCGTGGAGATGTGGAATCGGCGCATGGAACTTGAGTTGATGATGGCGATCGGGAATGCCTTTCAGCATACCAGTCCGATGCTCAAGGGCCGCTTGCAACAATTCCCCGAGTTTGGCGAGACACGGCGCGCGGCGGCGCAGGAGCGCTTGGCGCGGATGGATCGCGAGCTTCAGGGACGACAGTTTGTCGCCGGCGAGCGTTTCACCATCGCCGATATCACCGCCTTGGTTGCGATCGACTTCGGCAAACAGTTGGTGGGTATCCAAGTCGATCCCGCGCTGCGCGAGCTGACGCGCTGGTACGAGGCGGTCTCCAGCCGGCCCAGCGCCAAGGCCTAACACGTAAGCGGCGCGGCCACTGAAGTCGAAGTGTCGGCCTCGCATAGGCTCACGATCTGTTGGGCCATCTCGCTTGCGCCGTGAGCGCGCAACACTCGCGCGGTGGGCTCGATTTGAGCGCGCCAGAATTTGCGGTTGCGATGCCAGGTGAGCATCCGCTGCGCCAATTCGCTGGCGTTATCGGGATCGCGCAGCAGCAAGTCGCGCAACTCGGGAGCGAAGCGCTCGGCGACCCCGGCGCTGGCGCTGACGATCGCCGGCACGCCGCGGCACAGCGCCTCGTGAACATTGAGCCCGTAGGCCTCGTAGCGCACCGGGCTGACCAGCAGATCAGCCGCTGCCAGCACTTCGGCCACCCGGTCAGTCAGCCCCAAAAAGGTGACTCGCGATTGAAGCTGAGCTGCGGCCACCGTGGTGCGCCAGTGCTCGAGCCGCCGGCCCCCGCCGGCTACCAGCAGATTGCCCTCCCATTCGGGCAGCGTGCAGAGTTCGCGCCAGGCCTGCCACAGGGTGTCGAATCCCTTGTTAAGGTCGAATCCCAGGCCGCCCACGAAGACCAGCAGCGGACGCGATTGAGATTGTCCTAGTGCGGCGCGAGATGCGCTGCGTTGCCCCTGGTTAGCCAGTTCAAAACCGGAAGGTACGCCGGGGTAGACGACTGCGATCTTGTCGTTCGACACGCCGATTTCGCCCAGCTCGCGTCGTGTCCGTTGCGAATTCGCGATCACAACTCGAGCAACTGCCAAAGCCCGCGTTTCGCGCCGGCGCGCGATCAGCTTGGCGATCCGATTCTTGAGTCGAAACCAGGCCGGTGCTCCGTCATCTCGCGGCGGCCAGCGATGATGAACGCAATGAACCCAATTGATAGCCGGCCATGCGCAGTTGCCGCCGTTGACCAATGCTCGCGCT
Coding sequences:
- a CDS encoding glutathione S-transferase, whose amino-acid sequence is MKLYNHSMAPNPRRVRMFAAEKGIKLEQEEVDIFAGHNRTPQFLAKNPSGGLPVLELDDGAHLAETVAISRYLESLYPEPNLFGRDAREQAFVEMWNRRMELELMMAIGNAFQHTSPMLKGRLQQFPEFGETRRAAAQERLARMDRELQGRQFVAGERFTIADITALVAIDFGKQLVGIQVDPALRELTRWYEAVSSRPSAKA
- a CDS encoding glycosyltransferase, which gives rise to MDRLNAELARFLLRRGTPVHLVSHYVAPDLTQAGAIAHLVPKTADSFFAAEWYLEASARFVLKELCNRQRARALVNGGNCAWPAINWVHCVHHRWPPRDDGAPAWFRLKNRIAKLIARRRETRALAVARVVIANSQRTRRELGEIGVSNDKIAVVYPGVPSGFELANQGQRSASRAALGQSQSRPLLVFVGGLGFDLNKGFDTLWQAWRELCTLPEWEGNLLVAGGGRRLEHWRTTVAAAQLQSRVTFLGLTDRVAEVLAAADLLVSPVRYEAYGLNVHEALCRGVPAIVSASAGVAERFAPELRDLLLRDPDNASELAQRMLTWHRNRKFWRAQIEPTARVLRAHGASEMAQQIVSLCEADTSTSVAAPLTC
- a CDS encoding glycosyltransferase, which encodes MEISALRWHLITGTYSPLHTGVAANSAQLAMGLAQAGDRVEVWKPAGDETGSLERGITVHNLPGHFGPRALRQLGPVLRAARNDRILVQYTPHAYGWKAMNWPFCRWLAGLGHHDLTVIFHEVVFPRIFGQPLRHRILHHVTRAMAATVARAATRIMVTIPAWDSILRTLITDRRQIELFPVCSNIPFLDDPPAVAAIRQQLGGGEGLLVGHFGTYDPPITDLLIPVLARLLEQQPCRILLLGIGGDRARGALIARSPAGANRVHASGDLGERELSLHLQACDLMLQPYPDGVTGRRTTLLAALNHGLPVVSTIGHLTEAWWNDHGAVALAPVEEPARLVPLVERVMKDCAWRRHLGAAGRALYEDRFALRHGIAALRAAS